In Heyndrickxia vini, the sequence TGGGATGGGACAAGCTTTTATGACTAGAAAAGCGCAAGGCGCCTTGTCGGGGTTATGCGCTTGGACATAAGAAAAAGGCAGAAATGAATTTGCAATTAACAAATTCATTTCTGCCTTTTACCAATTTCGACTCGCTCCACCGCCACCAGAAGAGCCTCCACCGCCACCACGATTTCCGCCGTTCCCTCCTCCGCCATTTCTCATAATAGAGGAAAGGAGATTGATCAACACATATGTTAATGCACCACCAAAAAATTTCATATCAATAATAATTAATATGATGATTCCAATGGCTATTAATAGCACTTTCCAAGTAGAAAAAGAGGTTTCTTGTTCGTAAGGTTGTGCCTTTGCAACATCCTCTATGTTATATTCATTTGCCACTTCATTTAAAAGCTGTTTATACGTATTCACAATAGCTGCATCGGCTTTATTATCTTTTAAATATGGAAGCGCATATCGATCAAGAATTCTGCCTACCTTACCATCAGGTAGTGCACCCTCTAGCCCGTATCCAACCTCTATCCGGATCTTCCTTTCACTTTTCTTATCACCCATAACTACGAGTAACAACACTCCGTTGTTTAATT encodes:
- a CDS encoding TPM domain-containing protein is translated as MIKKTLLSICIVAVLAISLLGRIASAEIPNPTGDIYVQDTANVLTQDEKSELIHLGRQIDDQTKAQVAVLTVPTLNGQDIESYANTAFRKFKLGNKELNNGVLLLVVMGDKKSERKIRIEVGYGLEGALPDGKVGRILDRYALPYLKDNKADAAIVNTYKQLLNEVANEYNIEDVAKAQPYEQETSFSTWKVLLIAIGIIILIIIDMKFFGGALTYVLINLLSSIMRNGGGGNGGNRGGGGGSSGGGGASRNW